GCTGGTGACGGTGATCGCCATTGGTTTACTGGTCGAAGGCGTGGTGTTTGCAAGCCTTGAGAAAGTGACCATTAAGCGCTGGGGGATGCAGCGATAATTGATATCGCCGATGGCGGCTGCGCATCGGCGAAACCATCATCATTGATGTACCGGACGGCGGGCAAAACTGGCGGATAAACGGTCGAGCAAAATCGCCATCAGCACCACCACGATACCGCTTTGCAAACCGAGACCGATCTCCAGTTGCTGAATGCTGCTAAGAATATCGTTGCCCAGCCCACCGGCACCGACCATCGACGCAATAATCACCATCGACATCGCCATCATAATGGTCTGATTCACCCCGGCCATAATTGACGGCTGCGCCGCCGGAAGCTGCACTTTCCACAGCAACTGCCACGGCGTACAGCCAAAGGCGATGCCCGCTTCCAGCCGCGATTTATTCACCTGGCGAATCCCGAGGTCCGTCAAACGCACCACCGGCGGCATGGAGAACAAAATGGTGGCGAAAATCCCCGGCGGGCGACCGAGGCCAAACAAAATGGTGGCCGGGATCAGGTAAACAAACGCTGGCATGGTCTGCATAAAATCAAGCAAGGTGCGCACCACGCTGCCTACCGTCGCATGGCGCGCGCTCCAGATCCCAAGCGGAATGCCAAACAGCAGGCTAAAAAAGGTGGACGAAAGCGTCAGCGCCAGGGTGATCGCCGCATGTTCGCTATACCCGCTATAAATGATGTACAGCGTGGCGAGCAGGGCAAACAGCGCAAAACCTTTGCCGATCCGCCAGGCACCCAGCGCCACCGCCAGCACCACTAACCCCCACGGTGAAAGAGCATTGATCGCCAGCTCAAGGCCACCGGCAAACAGGTCAATTCCCTGCGCAATACCGTCAAAAAGGCCGCCCGCATGGGTCAACAGCGAGTGCACGGCATCATCAATCTGCCGACTAAAATCTAATGGATAAGCCATGGTGTTCCTTAACGAGTCGGCCAGATATCGGCGAAGTTTTCCGCCATTTGCCAGCGGGAAATATCCACCCCGGAGAAAAAGTGGCGGACATACGGCGTGGCGGGCGCATTGATGAGCGCTTCCGG
The nucleotide sequence above comes from Kosakonia sp. H02. Encoded proteins:
- a CDS encoding ABC transporter permease subunit — encoded protein: MAYPLDFSRQIDDAVHSLLTHAGGLFDGIAQGIDLFAGGLELAINALSPWGLVVLAVALGAWRIGKGFALFALLATLYIIYSGYSEHAAITLALTLSSTFFSLLFGIPLGIWSARHATVGSVVRTLLDFMQTMPAFVYLIPATILFGLGRPPGIFATILFSMPPVVRLTDLGIRQVNKSRLEAGIAFGCTPWQLLWKVQLPAAQPSIMAGVNQTIMMAMSMVIIASMVGAGGLGNDILSSIQQLEIGLGLQSGIVVVLMAILLDRLSASFARRPVHQ